The following are encoded in a window of Magnetospirillum sp. 15-1 genomic DNA:
- the had gene encoding 6-hydroxycyclohex-1-ene-1-carbonyl-CoA dehydrogenase — translation MSTSAYRWMMTGVGQPMVKEPMELAAPAAGEVQVTIAGCGVCHTDMDYYYNGVRTNHPLPLALGHEISGRVTAAGAGAESWLGKAVIISAVIPCGECDLCKRGKGTICRSQKMPGNDLQGGFATHINVPANGLCEVDEARLKAAGLELSEVSVVADALTTPYQAAVQAGIGQGDLVIVIGCGGVGGYSVQVASAMGAKVVALDIDPAKLEAVKAAGATLTLNPKDFPSTREMKKEIGAFAKANGLRSTEWIIMECSGSVPGQQTAFDLMVHGCTICVVGYTMNKAEFRLSNLMAFHARALGNWGCPPDLYPGALDLVLSGKINVKNFVERRPLDSINETFAAVHDHKLSRRAVLCPNT, via the coding sequence ATGAGCACTTCCGCGTATCGTTGGATGATGACCGGCGTCGGTCAGCCCATGGTGAAGGAGCCGATGGAGCTTGCCGCCCCCGCCGCCGGAGAGGTGCAGGTCACCATCGCCGGCTGCGGCGTCTGCCACACCGATATGGACTACTATTACAACGGTGTGCGCACCAACCATCCGCTGCCGCTGGCCCTCGGCCACGAGATCAGCGGCCGTGTCACGGCGGCCGGCGCCGGCGCCGAGTCCTGGCTGGGCAAGGCCGTGATCATCTCGGCGGTGATCCCCTGCGGCGAATGCGATCTGTGCAAGCGCGGCAAGGGCACCATCTGCCGCTCGCAGAAGATGCCGGGCAACGACCTGCAGGGCGGCTTCGCCACCCACATCAACGTGCCGGCCAACGGCCTGTGCGAGGTGGACGAGGCCCGTCTCAAGGCCGCCGGCCTTGAACTGTCCGAGGTCTCCGTGGTGGCCGACGCGCTGACCACCCCCTATCAGGCGGCGGTCCAGGCCGGCATCGGCCAGGGCGATCTGGTGATCGTCATCGGCTGTGGCGGCGTGGGCGGCTACTCCGTCCAGGTGGCCTCGGCCATGGGTGCCAAGGTGGTGGCGCTGGACATCGATCCCGCCAAGCTGGAAGCGGTCAAGGCGGCGGGCGCCACCCTGACGCTTAACCCCAAGGACTTCCCCTCGACGCGCGAGATGAAGAAGGAAATCGGTGCCTTCGCCAAGGCCAACGGCCTGCGCTCCACCGAATGGATCATCATGGAATGCTCGGGCTCGGTGCCCGGCCAGCAGACCGCCTTCGACCTGATGGTTCACGGCTGCACCATCTGCGTGGTGGGCTACACCATGAACAAGGCCGAGTTCCGCCTGTCCAACCTGATGGCCTTCCATGCCCGCGCACTGGGCAACTGGGGCTGCCCGCCGGACCTGTATCCCGGCGCCCTGGATCTGGTCCTGTCGGGCAAGATCAATGTGAAGAACTTCGTCGAGCGCCGCCCGCTCGACAGCATCAACGAAACCTTCGCCGCCGTGCACGACCACAAGCTGTCGCGCCGCGCCGTGCTCTGCCCCAACACCTGA
- a CDS encoding GNAT family N-acetyltransferase, whose protein sequence is MTTTIRDIVATDLERVIELDRRLTGKPRRNYHEKRMAAATSEPTSFVTIAAADGPVLKGYAYAHILDGEFGGSGPVGVVDTIGVDPDQRGHGLGRKLMAALEDALKKRGIKEVVSQADWTEHGITRFFQSAGFELAPRLVLERSTDNVSDFEAPLAQQVRDSDEVDLSDPSGDDYAALSRDRIPVRSLTEADYPFIVSVDRKVTRRDRSAYYKRKIAEVTKESGVRVSQVAEIDGLFAGFVMARTEYGEFGRAQSTAVLDTIGVDPAYARHSVGRALMSQLLTNLASLGVEKVQTQLAWDSFSLLGFLARCGFKPSQRLIFQRRLG, encoded by the coding sequence ATGACCACCACTATCCGCGACATCGTTGCCACCGACCTGGAGCGCGTGATCGAGCTTGATCGCCGCCTGACCGGCAAGCCACGCCGCAACTATCACGAAAAGCGCATGGCGGCCGCCACGTCCGAGCCGACCAGCTTCGTCACCATCGCCGCCGCCGACGGCCCGGTGCTGAAGGGCTATGCCTATGCCCACATCCTGGACGGCGAATTCGGCGGCTCCGGCCCCGTGGGCGTGGTCGACACCATCGGCGTCGATCCCGACCAGCGCGGCCACGGCCTCGGCCGCAAGCTGATGGCCGCCCTCGAGGACGCGCTGAAGAAGCGCGGCATCAAGGAAGTGGTCAGCCAGGCCGATTGGACCGAGCACGGCATCACCCGCTTCTTCCAGTCCGCCGGCTTCGAGCTGGCTCCCCGGCTGGTCCTGGAGCGCAGCACCGACAACGTGTCGGATTTCGAGGCTCCCCTGGCCCAGCAGGTCAGGGACAGCGACGAAGTCGACCTGTCCGATCCGTCGGGCGACGATTACGCCGCCCTGTCGCGCGACCGCATCCCGGTGCGTTCGCTGACCGAGGCCGATTACCCCTTCATCGTGTCGGTGGACCGCAAGGTCACGCGGCGCGACCGCTCGGCCTACTACAAGCGCAAGATCGCCGAGGTGACCAAGGAATCCGGCGTGCGCGTCTCCCAGGTCGCCGAGATCGACGGCCTGTTCGCCGGCTTCGTCATGGCCCGCACCGAATACGGTGAGTTCGGCCGCGCCCAGTCCACCGCCGTGCTCGACACTATCGGCGTCGACCCGGCCTATGCCCGCCACAGCGTCGGCCGTGCCCTGATGAGCCAGTTGCTCACCAATCTGGCGTCGCTGGGTGTCGAGAAGGTGCAGACCCAGTTGGCCTGGGACAGCTTCAGCCTGCTGGGCTTCCTCGCCCGCTGCGGCTTCAAGCCGTCGCAGCGCCTGATCTTCCAGCGTCGGCTCGGGTAG
- a CDS encoding SDR family oxidoreductase yields MKWEFPGRVAVVTGGMRGIGRTIADGLLAGGAEVHVFDRETGDLPKGMTAHAVDVSNSESVNAAFARIGKPVHLLVNNAGITRDRTLLKMSDEEWGSVITVNLTSAFNTIRAAGPGMVQAGVGRIVNMISINGLRGKMGQGNYAASKAGMVGLTKTAAKELGGKGVTCNAVAPGMVLTEMTLKLDQQFRDRALAEAALSILPDTTDIANAVLFLLSDAARCITGEVIKVDSGQYI; encoded by the coding sequence ATGAAGTGGGAGTTTCCTGGACGGGTGGCGGTGGTCACCGGCGGAATGCGCGGAATCGGGCGCACCATCGCCGACGGTCTGCTGGCCGGAGGGGCCGAGGTGCACGTCTTCGACCGCGAGACCGGGGACCTGCCCAAGGGCATGACGGCCCATGCGGTGGACGTGTCCAACTCCGAATCGGTCAATGCCGCCTTCGCACGGATCGGCAAGCCGGTTCACCTGCTGGTCAACAACGCCGGCATCACCCGCGACCGCACGCTCCTGAAGATGAGCGACGAGGAATGGGGCTCGGTGATCACCGTCAACCTGACCAGCGCCTTCAACACCATCCGCGCCGCCGGCCCCGGCATGGTGCAGGCCGGCGTGGGGCGCATCGTCAACATGATCTCCATCAACGGCCTGCGCGGCAAGATGGGCCAGGGCAATTACGCCGCCTCCAAGGCCGGCATGGTCGGCCTGACCAAGACGGCGGCCAAGGAACTGGGCGGCAAGGGCGTCACCTGCAATGCCGTGGCGCCCGGCATGGTGCTGACCGAGATGACGCTGAAGCTGGACCAGCAGTTCCGCGATCGTGCCCTGGCCGAGGCGGCGCTGTCCATCCTGCCCGACACCACCGATATCGCCAACGCCGTGCTGTTCCTGCTGTCCGACGCCGCCCGCTGCATCACCGGCGAGGTGATCAAGGTGGATTCGGGGCAGTATATCTGA
- a CDS encoding 2-oxoacid:acceptor oxidoreductase subunit alpha, producing MTTSSGSGSVSIAMCGSGGAGVMTAANMFLDAAAEAGYYALFGRSSGPQIRGGEAAALVRLGVDPITSVDDTFDIMLAIDWQGVQRFAAELPLSKNSLVICDPSAGDVPEVYVKTGAKIVHLHMKDLAKEIPGGRPNMIALGAIAELIGIPVGPLTEVLGKSLKKKRADAYEASVAGVKAGAAAAATLTGSKRLAAAKAKDAKRWTVTGNYGAGLGAIRGGVRFCAAYPITPATEVLEYLSSALPKVGGVFVQAEDELASINMCLGASYGGEASITATAGPGLSLMTEGLGLAVASETPVVVVDVQRVGPSTGIATKCEQSDLNIAVYGLHGDAPHVVVAPNSVGDCIFTTQWGVYLAESLQTACLVMSDQALGQSRAIIDAPADVAFVGKRLQAEAPAEGEVFKRYANTASGISPMPVPGQDGCQYTSDGLEHTETGTPSSQSSDHTLQLDKRQRKLTGFDYGNHWATIEGEGDIAVITWGSCTGAAREAVERARADGVNAKLISLRLISPIRPQHMADALKGVKKILVVEQSHLGQFTRYLRGEYDLPARPEALSRPGPLPMRPGEIHARLLSMGK from the coding sequence ATGACGACGAGTTCCGGATCTGGGTCTGTCTCGATCGCGATGTGCGGCAGTGGTGGTGCCGGCGTGATGACGGCCGCCAACATGTTCCTCGACGCCGCCGCCGAGGCTGGTTACTACGCGCTTTTCGGCCGCTCCTCCGGCCCGCAGATCCGCGGCGGCGAGGCCGCGGCTCTGGTGCGTCTGGGCGTTGATCCCATCACTTCGGTGGACGACACCTTCGACATCATGCTGGCTATCGACTGGCAGGGCGTTCAGCGCTTCGCCGCCGAGCTGCCGCTGTCCAAGAACAGCCTGGTGATCTGCGACCCCTCCGCCGGCGACGTGCCGGAGGTGTACGTCAAGACCGGTGCGAAGATCGTGCACCTGCACATGAAGGATCTGGCCAAGGAGATTCCCGGCGGCCGTCCCAACATGATCGCCCTGGGCGCCATCGCCGAGCTGATCGGCATTCCGGTCGGCCCGCTGACCGAGGTGCTGGGCAAGTCGCTGAAGAAGAAGCGCGCCGACGCCTATGAGGCTTCGGTGGCCGGCGTGAAGGCCGGTGCCGCCGCCGCCGCCACCCTGACCGGCTCCAAGCGCCTGGCCGCGGCCAAGGCCAAGGACGCCAAGCGTTGGACCGTCACCGGCAATTACGGCGCCGGCCTGGGCGCCATCCGCGGCGGTGTGCGCTTCTGCGCCGCCTATCCCATCACCCCGGCCACCGAGGTGCTGGAATACCTGTCCAGCGCGCTCCCCAAGGTGGGCGGCGTGTTCGTGCAGGCCGAGGACGAGCTGGCCTCCATCAATATGTGCCTGGGCGCCTCCTATGGCGGCGAGGCCTCGATCACCGCGACCGCCGGTCCCGGCCTGTCGCTGATGACCGAGGGCCTGGGTCTGGCCGTCGCCTCCGAGACCCCCGTGGTGGTGGTCGACGTGCAGCGCGTCGGTCCCTCGACCGGTATCGCCACCAAGTGCGAGCAGTCGGACCTCAACATCGCGGTCTATGGCCTGCACGGCGACGCGCCGCACGTGGTCGTGGCCCCCAATTCCGTGGGCGACTGCATCTTCACCACCCAGTGGGGCGTCTATCTGGCTGAAAGCCTGCAGACCGCCTGTCTGGTGATGAGCGATCAGGCCCTGGGCCAGAGCCGCGCCATCATCGATGCCCCCGCCGACGTGGCTTTCGTGGGCAAGCGCCTGCAGGCCGAGGCTCCGGCCGAGGGCGAGGTGTTCAAGCGCTACGCCAACACCGCGTCGGGCATTTCGCCCATGCCGGTTCCCGGCCAGGACGGCTGCCAGTACACCTCGGACGGCCTCGAGCACACCGAGACCGGCACGCCGTCGTCGCAGTCGTCGGACCACACCCTGCAGTTGGACAAGCGCCAGCGCAAGCTGACCGGGTTCGACTACGGCAATCATTGGGCCACCATCGAGGGTGAGGGCGACATCGCCGTCATCACCTGGGGCTCGTGCACCGGTGCCGCCCGCGAGGCGGTGGAGCGGGCCCGCGCCGACGGCGTCAACGCCAAGCTGATCTCGCTGCGCCTGATCTCTCCGATCCGTCCGCAGCACATGGCTGACGCGCTGAAGGGCGTGAAGAAGATCCTGGTGGTCGAGCAGAGCCATCTCGGCCAGTTCACCCGTTACCTGCGTGGCGAATACGACCTGCCGGCCAGGCCCGAGGCGCTGAGCCGCCCCGGTCCGCTGCCCATGCGTCCCGGTGAAATCCACGCCCGCCTCCTGTCGATGGGGAAGTAA
- a CDS encoding 2-oxoacid:ferredoxin oxidoreductase subunit beta: protein MSSCDSTATYSAKDFKSEVKPVWCPGCGDYAVLSSITKAFADLGLKPHETSVVSGIGCSSRIPAYTNTYGIHSIHGRALAVGQGLKLARPDLTVLVAGGDGDGFSIGGNHFLHACRRNVDLTYIVMDNRVYGMTKGQPSPTTESDWDASAMAPPGGTGMTPFHPLAIALAAGANFIARGFSGDPNGTAQIIAEAIRHPGFSFVAIMSPCITFREEQREWKNTMRSVNIEPTTDPAQAARRLMTDDGFNCGVLYRGNRSSYGKEKKASHAVADLDREFTL, encoded by the coding sequence ATGTCCAGCTGCGATTCTACCGCTACCTACTCCGCCAAGGACTTCAAGTCCGAGGTCAAGCCGGTCTGGTGCCCGGGCTGCGGCGACTATGCCGTGCTGTCCTCCATCACCAAGGCGTTCGCCGATCTGGGCTTGAAGCCGCACGAGACCTCGGTGGTCTCGGGCATCGGCTGCTCGTCGCGCATTCCGGCCTACACCAACACCTACGGCATCCACTCCATCCACGGTCGCGCTCTCGCGGTCGGCCAGGGCCTCAAGCTGGCCCGCCCCGACCTGACCGTTCTGGTGGCCGGCGGTGACGGCGACGGCTTCTCCATCGGCGGCAATCACTTCCTGCACGCCTGCCGCCGCAACGTCGACCTGACCTACATCGTGATGGACAACCGGGTTTACGGCATGACCAAGGGCCAGCCCTCGCCGACCACCGAGTCGGATTGGGATGCCTCGGCCATGGCCCCGCCCGGTGGTACCGGCATGACCCCGTTCCATCCGCTGGCCATCGCGCTGGCCGCCGGTGCCAACTTCATCGCCCGCGGCTTCTCGGGCGATCCGAACGGCACCGCCCAGATCATCGCGGAAGCCATCCGGCATCCCGGCTTCTCGTTCGTTGCGATCATGAGCCCCTGCATCACCTTCCGTGAAGAGCAGCGGGAGTGGAAGAACACCATGCGCAGCGTCAACATCGAGCCGACCACCGATCCGGCCCAGGCGGCCCGCCGCCTGATGACCGACGACGGTTTCAACTGCGGTGTCCTGTACCGCGGCAACCGTTCGTCCTACGGCAAGGAGAAGAAGGCCTCGCACGCGGTGGCCGATCTCGATCGGGAATTCACCCTTTGA
- a CDS encoding PrkA family serine protein kinase, with amino-acid sequence MPSNDDIFTRYSRAYEGRKDVELSLLEYLEGCRDDPMMYASAAERMIAAIGEPEVIDTAKDARLSRVFMNRTIKVYPAFSEFYGMEETIERIVGYFRHAAQGLEERKQILYLLGPVGGGKSSLAEKLKALMEVYPIYVLKAGKEISPLFESPLDLFDPEGMGPVLLDKYGIPRRRLPGLMSPWAVKRLEEFGGDISKFKVAKMYPSRLKQIAVSKAEPGDENNQDISTLVGKVDIRKLEMFSQNDPDAYSFSGGLNRCTQGLLEFVEMFKAPIKMLHPLLTATQESNYIGSENIGAMPFLGTVLAHSNEAEWQTFKNNRNNEAFIDRICVIKVPYCLRVTEELKIYDKLIDTSELVDAPCAPGTLEMLSRFAVLSRLREHENSNLYSKMRVYDGENVKETDPKAKPMQEYKDAAGVDEGMDGISTRFAFKVLSSTYNYDTHEVSADPVHLMYVLEQAIRREQFPEDTEKKYLEFIKGELAPRYAEFIGNEIQKAYLESYHDYGQNLFDRYVDYADAWIEDQDFKDPDTGQLLNRDLLNQELSKIEKPAGIANPKDFRNEVVKFALRSRAANGGKSPSWTSYEKIREVIERRMFSQVEELLPVISFGSKKDSDSEKKHSEFVERMMSRGYTERQVRRLVEWYMRVKQAG; translated from the coding sequence ATGCCCAGCAATGACGATATCTTCACCCGTTACTCGCGAGCCTACGAGGGTCGCAAGGACGTGGAACTCAGCCTTCTGGAATATCTGGAAGGCTGCCGTGACGACCCCATGATGTACGCCTCCGCCGCCGAGCGGATGATCGCCGCCATCGGCGAGCCCGAGGTGATCGACACCGCCAAGGACGCGCGTCTGTCCCGGGTGTTCATGAACCGCACCATCAAGGTCTACCCCGCCTTCTCGGAATTCTACGGGATGGAGGAGACCATCGAGCGCATCGTCGGCTACTTCCGCCACGCCGCCCAAGGGTTGGAGGAAAGGAAGCAGATTCTCTACCTGCTGGGTCCGGTGGGCGGCGGCAAGTCGTCCCTGGCCGAGAAGCTGAAGGCGCTGATGGAGGTCTATCCCATCTACGTGCTGAAGGCCGGCAAGGAGATCAGTCCGCTGTTCGAAAGCCCGCTGGACCTGTTCGATCCGGAAGGCATGGGGCCGGTCCTGCTGGACAAGTACGGCATCCCCCGCCGCCGTCTGCCCGGACTGATGAGCCCGTGGGCGGTGAAAAGGCTCGAGGAATTCGGGGGCGACATCTCCAAGTTCAAGGTCGCCAAGATGTATCCGTCCCGGCTGAAGCAGATCGCCGTGTCCAAGGCCGAGCCGGGCGACGAGAACAACCAGGACATCTCCACCCTGGTCGGCAAGGTGGACATCCGCAAGCTGGAGATGTTCAGCCAGAACGACCCCGATGCCTATTCCTTCTCGGGCGGGCTGAACCGCTGCACCCAGGGCCTGCTCGAATTCGTCGAGATGTTCAAGGCCCCCATCAAGATGCTGCACCCGCTGCTTACCGCCACCCAGGAAAGCAACTACATCGGCTCGGAGAATATCGGCGCCATGCCGTTCCTGGGCACGGTGCTGGCCCACTCCAACGAGGCGGAGTGGCAGACCTTCAAGAACAACCGCAACAACGAGGCGTTCATCGACCGTATCTGCGTCATCAAGGTGCCCTATTGCCTGCGGGTCACCGAGGAACTGAAGATCTACGACAAGCTGATCGACACCTCGGAACTGGTGGACGCGCCCTGCGCGCCGGGCACGCTGGAGATGCTGTCGCGCTTCGCGGTGCTGTCGCGCCTCAGGGAGCACGAGAACTCCAACCTCTATTCCAAGATGCGGGTCTATGACGGCGAGAACGTCAAGGAGACCGACCCCAAGGCCAAGCCCATGCAGGAGTACAAGGACGCCGCCGGGGTGGACGAGGGCATGGACGGCATCTCGACCCGCTTCGCCTTCAAGGTGCTGTCGTCCACCTACAACTACGACACCCATGAGGTCTCGGCCGATCCGGTGCACCTGATGTACGTGCTGGAGCAGGCCATCCGGCGCGAGCAGTTCCCCGAGGATACCGAGAAGAAGTACCTGGAGTTCATCAAGGGCGAGCTGGCGCCGCGCTACGCCGAGTTCATCGGCAACGAAATCCAGAAGGCCTATCTGGAGAGCTATCACGATTACGGCCAGAACCTGTTCGACCGCTATGTGGATTACGCCGATGCCTGGATCGAGGATCAGGACTTCAAGGACCCCGATACCGGCCAGTTGCTGAACCGCGACCTGCTGAACCAGGAACTGTCCAAGATCGAGAAGCCGGCCGGCATCGCCAACCCCAAGGACTTCCGCAACGAGGTGGTCAAGTTCGCGCTGCGCTCCCGCGCCGCCAATGGCGGCAAGTCGCCGTCCTGGACCTCCTACGAGAAGATCAGGGAAGTGATCGAGCGCCGCATGTTCAGCCAGGTGGAGGAACTGCTGCCGGTGATCAGCTTCGGCTCCAAGAAGGACTCGGATTCCGAGAAGAAGCACTCGGAATTTGTCGAGCGCATGATGAGCCGCGGCTACACCGAACGCCAGGTCCGCCGGCTGGTGGAATGGTACATGCGCGTGAAGCAGGCGGGATAA
- a CDS encoding ferritin family protein: MSRAPDYGAVKTSAELLSVARAMEERSAERYRELAEAFEASCNNPDTAEAFAELADIEERHAADFPTSVGPRPETVPWGEDDPEIADPDAVHYLMYPWHAFDLALRHEQETLALFSALVEKSPFAEVKAEAARLVEREKEHVRVMQARRDELPVPPDDWDDDDDDPNWEAGD, translated from the coding sequence TTGAGCCGTGCCCCTGATTATGGGGCGGTGAAGACCTCCGCCGAGTTGCTCTCCGTCGCGCGTGCGATGGAAGAGCGCTCGGCGGAGCGCTACCGCGAACTGGCCGAAGCGTTCGAGGCGTCGTGCAACAACCCCGACACCGCCGAAGCCTTCGCGGAACTGGCCGATATCGAGGAGCGGCATGCCGCTGACTTTCCGACCTCGGTCGGTCCTCGTCCGGAAACCGTGCCGTGGGGAGAGGACGATCCCGAGATCGCCGATCCCGACGCCGTCCATTACCTGATGTATCCCTGGCACGCCTTCGATCTGGCGCTGCGCCACGAGCAGGAAACCCTGGCCCTGTTCTCCGCCCTGGTGGAGAAGTCTCCCTTCGCGGAGGTCAAGGCCGAGGCCGCCCGCCTGGTGGAGCGCGAGAAGGAGCACGTCCGCGTCATGCAGGCCCGGCGCGACGAGCTGCCGGTCCCCCCCGACGATTGGGACGACGACGACGACGATCCCAACTGGGAAGCCGGGGACTGA
- a CDS encoding DUF86 domain-containing protein yields MADDVLLNKAATIERCVARAAEEYRKDPATFATDFTRQDAAILNIQRACEACLDMGHAIIRRERLGLPQSARDVFTLLAKAGWIDEGLAEKLQRMVGFRNIAVHDYQALSLPITIAVIERHLGDFLAFSKAVLGRMGKG; encoded by the coding sequence ATGGCCGATGACGTTCTGCTCAACAAGGCGGCGACCATCGAACGCTGCGTCGCCCGCGCCGCCGAGGAATACCGCAAGGACCCCGCCACCTTCGCCACCGACTTCACCCGCCAGGATGCCGCCATCCTTAATATCCAGCGCGCCTGCGAAGCCTGCCTGGACATGGGCCACGCCATCATCCGCCGCGAGCGCCTTGGGCTCCCCCAAAGTGCCCGCGACGTCTTCACCCTGCTGGCCAAGGCCGGCTGGATCGACGAAGGGCTGGCGGAAAAGCTTCAGCGCATGGTCGGCTTCCGCAACATCGCCGTCCATGACTATCAGGCCTTGTCGCTGCCCATCACCATCGCCGTGATCGAACGCCACCTGGGCGATTTTTTGGCGTTCAGTAAGGCCGTGTTGGGGCGGATGGGAAAGGGATAA
- a CDS encoding nucleotidyltransferase domain-containing protein gives MRDISETEIVEAVRAILPEAQALFLFGSRADGSHDDDSDLDLAALLPSRADPLRLWEAGEAIARRLNTDVDLVDLRAASTVMQFQIVTKGRRLFAQGDEPERYELFILAEMMDLDQARAPLIADIQREGRVHGR, from the coding sequence ATGAGGGACATTTCCGAAACCGAGATCGTCGAGGCCGTACGGGCGATCCTGCCCGAAGCCCAGGCCCTGTTCCTGTTCGGCAGCCGCGCCGACGGCAGCCACGACGACGACAGCGACCTCGATCTCGCCGCACTGTTGCCTTCCCGCGCCGACCCGCTACGTCTATGGGAAGCAGGCGAGGCCATCGCCCGCCGCCTGAACACCGACGTGGACCTCGTCGACCTGCGCGCCGCCAGTACGGTAATGCAGTTCCAGATCGTCACCAAAGGGCGCCGCCTGTTCGCCCAGGGCGACGAGCCCGAGCGCTACGAACTGTTCATCCTGGCGGAAATGATGGACCTCGACCAGGCTCGCGCCCCGCTGATCGCCGACATCCAGCGCGAAGGACGCGTCCATGGCCGATGA
- a CDS encoding hemolysin family protein — MRLAFEIAVIIALVVLNGCFAMSELAIVSARRARLAARAAEGSKGAKAALALADNPTRFLSSVQIGITLVGVLAGAYSGATLADQLGAAIALHFPFAATAAPGVAMAVVVGAITYASLIVGELVPKHIALANPEAIAERVARPMAMVARLTAPLLWLLEGSSHALVRLLGIRKSDDQTVTEEEVRAMIAEGTESGVFQPEEKEMIAGVMRFGDRRIRGIMTPRADMAWIDLDWEADDIRKTLRDCLHSRLPVCRGGVDETLGVVQAKDLLDAALDGRPLDVAAAVKPLAVVHDNAPALHVLDVLKQSDIHMALVVDEYGSVEGIVTAADILGSILGSLSEHGEEYQGTITEREDGSWLLDGDVAVDLAAERLGCRVMKEGGGDYDTAAGFILSEVRAIPSAGDHFVKDGWRFEVVDMDGRRIDKILVSRASEILGL; from the coding sequence ATGCGCCTCGCCTTCGAAATCGCCGTGATCATCGCCCTGGTCGTCCTCAACGGCTGCTTCGCCATGTCCGAGCTGGCCATCGTTTCCGCCCGCCGGGCCCGGCTGGCCGCCCGCGCCGCCGAGGGATCCAAGGGGGCCAAGGCCGCCCTGGCCCTGGCCGACAACCCCACCCGCTTCCTGTCCTCGGTGCAGATCGGCATCACCCTGGTGGGCGTCCTGGCCGGCGCCTATTCCGGCGCCACCCTGGCCGACCAGCTGGGGGCAGCCATCGCCCTGCACTTCCCCTTCGCGGCGACGGCGGCGCCGGGCGTCGCCATGGCCGTGGTGGTCGGCGCCATCACCTATGCCTCGCTGATCGTCGGCGAACTGGTGCCCAAGCACATCGCCCTGGCCAATCCCGAGGCCATCGCCGAACGGGTGGCGCGCCCCATGGCCATGGTGGCACGGCTGACCGCGCCGCTGCTGTGGCTGCTGGAAGGCTCCAGCCATGCCCTGGTCCGCCTGCTGGGCATCCGCAAATCCGACGACCAGACGGTCACCGAGGAGGAAGTGCGGGCCATGATCGCCGAGGGCACCGAGAGCGGCGTCTTCCAGCCCGAGGAAAAGGAGATGATCGCCGGCGTCATGCGCTTCGGCGACCGCCGCATCCGGGGGATCATGACGCCGCGTGCCGATATGGCCTGGATCGATCTCGATTGGGAGGCGGACGACATCCGCAAGACGCTCCGCGATTGCCTCCATTCGCGCCTGCCGGTCTGTCGCGGCGGCGTCGACGAGACGCTGGGCGTGGTCCAGGCCAAGGATCTGCTCGACGCCGCCCTGGACGGCCGTCCCCTGGACGTGGCGGCGGCGGTGAAGCCGCTGGCGGTGGTGCACGACAACGCCCCGGCGCTCCACGTCCTCGACGTGCTGAAGCAGTCGGACATCCACATGGCGCTGGTGGTGGACGAGTACGGCAGCGTCGAGGGCATCGTCACCGCCGCCGACATCCTGGGCTCGATCCTCGGCAGCCTGTCCGAGCATGGCGAGGAGTACCAGGGCACCATCACCGAGCGCGAGGACGGCTCATGGCTGCTGGACGGCGACGTGGCGGTTGATCTGGCCGCCGAGCGGCTGGGCTGCCGGGTAATGAAGGAAGGCGGCGGCGATTACGACACCGCCGCCGGCTTCATATTGTCCGAGGTCCGCGCCATCCCGTCGGCCGGCGACCACTTCGTCAAGGACGGCTGGCGCTTCGAGGTGGTGGACATGGACGGACGCCGCATCGACAAGATTCTGGTGTCGCGGGCGTCCGAGATTCTGGGCCTCTGA